CGGTCACCTGTTCGAGTCGGCGCGCATCGTCGCTGGCCAGCCCGAACATGCGCGTAAGCTGTGGCATGATCTTCGGAGACGACGGTGGGCGTGCATCGCGCGCCGCGAGAATGGCATCGATGTCGAGCCCGCACAACTCCGCAATGCGGTGTCGGTCGGCGTCGGGCGGCTGGCTCTCGAGCATCTCGCGCGCCATCTCCCGCGCGCTGCCGTTGCATGCACCACGCAGATCGAGGTCGGCACCACTGCGAATGAGGGCCTCGACCATCTCGACCTTATTATTTCCCACGGCCATGACGACGAACGGCATGTCCCAGCGCCGGGTGTTCACGGGGAACCCGCGCGCGACGAGATACTCCATGACCGCCGTGCGGCCGTTGAGGAAGGCGATCATCGCGGCTTCCGCGAGAATCTCGTCGTTGTCGTCACCCGGGATGCGCCCGAACACGTGAGGACCGATGGCATCGAACTGCGGCCGGTTTTCGCGTGCGGCATCGGTTGGTCGGCCGCTCGCGTCGAGAAAGCGGCCGACGCCCGCCACGTCTCCGAGCCCCGCCGCGATCCACAGTGCCGGCTGGCGCACGGTCGCATACTGCGCGAGGCGATCCAATGCACCCGGGCTCCGGTACCGCACGACAGCGTGCTCCAGCACCGAGTATCCATTTGGCGCTACCCAGTTCGGATCGGCTCCACGGTCGATCCAGTAGTGCACATCCTCAGCCGTGATTCGCATGTCACCACAGAGCCGGAGATTGAGCTCGCGCTGCACGTCGAAGCCGATGGAGGCCAGCCACTCGATGATGGCTCGCATGCGGTGGCGATCCGCACCTTGCTCAACATCCATTCGTTCACGATCCAGAGCCATCCTTAGCAAATGCCTGCACGTCGCAATCTCGTGCTCGGTTGGCGTGCGCAGCTCGGGATGCGCTTCGGCGATAGCCTGCAACTGCGAAAGGTCCGCCGCGGTCATCGCCTCGTATGCACGTCGGAGCGGCGGGACCTCCAATCCTTCGCGAGTCGCCTGGGAGTGGACGCGCGCCATCAATGCGTCCCATGACGGAAAACCGTTCCCGCGCGCCACCGCGAGGCGCGCTTCGTCCTCGGTCGGCGCAATGTCGAACGCATCTTCCAGCGACATCCCGTAGAATCTGGGCACGTACGAGACCAGCGACCGGGCCGCGGAGACACGGCGGTTGCCATGTCGCGCGATGAGATCCTGCACCATTCCAGGCCACTCCTCGGGCCGATACAATCCCGGGTTTACTGCCGATGGCGTGCGGTGCAGGAGCCGTTCGGCCTCCTCGAAGTAGCGAACGAGACGTGGCCAGCTGGCGAAGCCGTACTCGCGCGCAATGACCAGCTGCGCATCGGCGAGTTGCAGCGTGTCGAGTGCGCCGACCTGCACGGCGGAAAGACGCGCCTGTGCACGGGAGCGTGCATCGCCGTCGCCGGCGCGCAGCAGCCGGAGCAAGGCCTTTGCCTCCTTTCTCTCGAACTCGAGGTTCGGCCTGAGCGGAAGCGAGCGGGGTATGGACAAAACTCCTCCTTTCGTGGTGGCCCATGTCCGCCTGGCGGGCCCGAAAAGAAGAGAGAAGTTTCGAGCGAGCAACTCAACTGCGTCGGATGGGACCATCCCTTTCCGCGGACCGGATGCGCTCCGTGGGCGCATTCGGAGTCTGCCCGCAGAACTCGGGAGTGTCAAGATTTTCACGCTGCACGGGTCAGACGGGTTGGCGGCGTGTGTGTTGACAGCCCCTCGTTCATCACCCGCCGATGACATTCGCCTCGCGAGTCACTTGCCCTTCACCACGCGCGGCAAGTGCACCGCGAAGCAGGTCCCCTGCTCAGCGTTCGACGTCACCTCCAAGCGGCCGCCATGCGCGAGCACGAGTTGGTCCGCAATAAAGAGGCCCAAGCCAAGATGATGGGCGTCGCTAGCCTGAACGCCGCGCCGCAGCCGCTTGAACGGAGAGAAGAGTCCGGATATGTCCTGCGGGTCGATCGTCGGCCCAACGTTCCGCACTTCGATCACGACGTGATCGGCCTCGCCTCGCGCGGTGACCGTCACGGGCGCGGATGCCGCGCCATGCTGTACCGCGTTGCCGATCAGATTGATCAGCGCTTGCGAGAGCCGGACGCCGTCAAATTTTCCGCGCAGATCGCCGGTGAGCTGCACGTCGAAGACGTGATGCGGACTGGCGCTCCGCATCTCGTCGACGGCGTCGCCCACCACCGTGGCAAGGTTGATCTGGCGCGGCGTGATGGCGATGCTCGTACCCATGCGGCTTCGGGTAAAGTCGAGGAGGTCATCCAGCATGTGGCCCATGCGTCTGGCACTCCGCATCGCGCGAGCGATCAGCGGAAGGTGCGGCGCGTCGACCAGCTTGGCATCGAGTACGTGCTCGGCCACGAGCGTGATCATGTGGAGCGGTGTGCGTAGGTCATGGCCCAGGATCGCGACAAACAGGTCATGCGATTGATCGACCGCGCCCGTGTACGTCGCTACCGACTCCACCATCGCCTGATCGATAGCCTCGTTGAATCGCATAAGATCCTGGAGGTCAGCTCGAGCCAAGTCGCCGCGCGACTCGGTCCACAGGCGCAGCACGCTCGCGCGCAGCGCCCGAAACTCCGCCATCATCTCCCCCACCGTGAAGCCATCACGGGCGCGGCCAGTGCCGTGGGACTGGGCCGCGCTCTCGGTCGGAGATGCGTCGGGAGGCGCCTCTCCTTGCGACTTGACAACTTGCTCGGCCGATGTCTGCGGCGTCCGCAGGTCCTTCGCGATGGTGCGAAGCATGTCCGAGGCATGATCGCGGAGGGTGTCCAGGTCCATGCCGTCCGAGCCCGCCTGTTTACGGGCGAACGTGACCCACTCATCCAGGATCGGGTCGATGTTGGCGTCGATGAAATCGGCCAAGCGCACGCGGGCTCCGAAATTAGACGTTGGTCGGCTGCACGTCCGATACACGCCAGCGCTTGAGCCTGCGTCAGGTGATGCGGTACGGCCTCATCATTCGCTGGTGAGCATGCCGTGTGATATCCTCTGTATTGGAAGGAAGGTGCACGACGCGTGCCGGGCCGCCGCGCCTCTCGCATGTACTCATCGTCGTGGTGCGCGCTATCACCGCATCGCCTCGATGATCTGCTCGCGTACCCACGCGCGGTGTTTCAGCGGGAGACTATGGTCGGCCCCCTTGCGCACGGAGACCGCGACCGACGGACGGAGGAGGGCGATGTCCTGGATGCCCGAAAGTGGTGCACTCTCATCCTGGTCGCCGTGCAGGAACGTCACGGCGACGCTGGGAGGCAATCGCAGCAGATCCGCCGTGAGATCGTAGCGATAGATGACCTCCCACATCGTCGACGTAGACGAGCGCCAGGTCATCTGATTCATGTCCTCCGCCACCTCACGCGGCACGTCGCCGGCGAGCATCGGCGCCGCCCACCCCAACAGTCGGCGTCCGAGCAAGCAGGCCAGTGCGAACGGCACCATATGCGTCCAGATCCACCCGTTGTCGCGGCGTGCAACGAACCGTTTGGCGTTGTCGCCGCCGGCGAAGTAGGGCATGCTCACCAGCACGAGTCCGCGCACCTGGGTAGGGAAGCGCGCGGCGTACGCCACGGCCAATCGTGCGCCAAGGGAGTGGCCGACCAGCACGACGGGCCCCTCCGCCGCGACCGGTGTGATGACGCGCTCGAGCTCGGCGAGATGACGGCTTACCGAGTACGTCGTCCACGGCTTCGGGGAACGACCGAACCCAAGCAGATCGACCAGCGCCAGCCGGTGCCGATCCCGCAACGAAGCCACCACCAACTCCCAATAGCGCGTGGTGCCGCCGATGCCTGGGAGGAACACCAGCAATGGGCCCGTTGCACCGAGTCGTTTCACGAAGAG
The Gemmatimonas sp. genome window above contains:
- a CDS encoding Clp protease N-terminal domain-containing protein — encoded protein: MSIPRSLPLRPNLEFERKEAKALLRLLRAGDGDARSRAQARLSAVQVGALDTLQLADAQLVIAREYGFASWPRLVRYFEEAERLLHRTPSAVNPGLYRPEEWPGMVQDLIARHGNRRVSAARSLVSYVPRFYGMSLEDAFDIAPTEDEARLAVARGNGFPSWDALMARVHSQATREGLEVPPLRRAYEAMTAADLSQLQAIAEAHPELRTPTEHEIATCRHLLRMALDRERMDVEQGADRHRMRAIIEWLASIGFDVQRELNLRLCGDMRITAEDVHYWIDRGADPNWVAPNGYSVLEHAVVRYRSPGALDRLAQYATVRQPALWIAAGLGDVAGVGRFLDASGRPTDAARENRPQFDAIGPHVFGRIPGDDNDEILAEAAMIAFLNGRTAVMEYLVARGFPVNTRRWDMPFVVMAVGNNKVEMVEALIRSGADLDLRGACNGSAREMAREMLESQPPDADRHRIAELCGLDIDAILAARDARPPSSPKIMPQLTRMFGLASDDARRLEQVTVNPEHLLFGMLRGGYPAVRAIVDESGMDRERFRVDVGDRVRHGEHVVDGAPLPFAPDAQAALDAAIHMAAEQRREVVHPNHVLLALVQRGGVVADSIVRYGGSVDKVTAYLTGLR
- a CDS encoding sensor histidine kinase translates to MRLADFIDANIDPILDEWVTFARKQAGSDGMDLDTLRDHASDMLRTIAKDLRTPQTSAEQVVKSQGEAPPDASPTESAAQSHGTGRARDGFTVGEMMAEFRALRASVLRLWTESRGDLARADLQDLMRFNEAIDQAMVESVATYTGAVDQSHDLFVAILGHDLRTPLHMITLVAEHVLDAKLVDAPHLPLIARAMRSARRMGHMLDDLLDFTRSRMGTSIAITPRQINLATVVGDAVDEMRSASPHHVFDVQLTGDLRGKFDGVRLSQALINLIGNAVQHGAASAPVTVTARGEADHVVIEVRNVGPTIDPQDISGLFSPFKRLRRGVQASDAHHLGLGLFIADQLVLAHGGRLEVTSNAEQGTCFAVHLPRVVKGK
- a CDS encoding alpha/beta hydrolase; amino-acid sequence: MSEPRGSRRWWVKRVALGMGTVSLGIAALAVADADGADTGRPLFVKRLGATGPLLVFLPGIGGTTRYWELVVASLRDRHRLALVDLLGFGRSPKPWTTYSVSRHLAELERVITPVAAEGPVVLVGHSLGARLAVAYAARFPTQVRGLVLVSMPYFAGGDNAKRFVARRDNGWIWTHMVPFALACLLGRRLLGWAAPMLAGDVPREVAEDMNQMTWRSSTSTMWEVIYRYDLTADLLRLPPSVAVTFLHGDQDESAPLSGIQDIALLRPSVAVSVRKGADHSLPLKHRAWVREQIIEAMR